A single region of the Neodiprion pinetum isolate iyNeoPine1 chromosome 5, iyNeoPine1.2, whole genome shotgun sequence genome encodes:
- the LOC124220443 gene encoding uncharacterized protein, whose product MATVTLTLYNAEKDILVDVDVSAADAQRASTDAEFATRFLNKALNEQPQASTSVDLTDENLQFSEADTDQFINQEFLTTEDTVYSNSETQESEASLYRWSTPCVLLLLESYRALEKDFYSGKISQKKIWEKVAKELKVKGHDVTGPQCSSKLRSLKKTYKSIKDHNNKSGNDRRTWQFFDIMEEIFSKKAWCDPVAVASSTGLSKKSLETNDSMGGSDSGCSIKSKKTPVATLLGKRLKQKEEHEAQKNKRHKERMEMDEKFLNVLEKLANK is encoded by the exons ATGGCGACCGTGACATTGACACTATATAATGCGGAAAAAGATATTTTAGTAGATGTGGATGTTTCTGCAGCAGATGCTCAACGTGCATCTACag ATGCAGAATTTGCGACACGATTTTTGAATAAAGCTTTAAACGAACAACCACAAGCATCAACGTCTGTTGATCTTACTGAtgaaaatcttcaattttctGAGGCTGACACAgatcaatttattaatcaaGAATTCCTCACTACAGAAGATACTGTTTATTCCAACTCTGAAACTCAAGAAAGCGAAG CTTCTTTGTATAGGTGGAGCACGCCTTgtgttttgttattattagaGTCTTATAGAGCATtggaaaaagatttttatagTGGAAAAATATCCCAAAAGAAAATTTGGGAAAAAGTTGCCAAAGAATTGAAGGTAAAAGGACATGATGTAACTGGACCACAATGTTCTTCAAAGCTACGaagcttaaaaaaaacttacaaatCTATTAAAgatcataataataaatcagGAAATGACAGAAGGACTTGGCAGTTTTTTGAT ATAATGGAAgagattttttccaaaaaagcTTGGTGTGATCCAGTTGCCGTTGCATCTTCTACGggtttatcaaaaaaatcattagAAACTAATGATAGTATGGGAGGATCTGATAGTGGATGTTCAATAA AATCAAAGAAGACACCAGTTGCCACTTTATTAGGAAAAAGACTGAAGCAAAAAGAAGAACACGAAgcacagaaaaataaaagacacaAAGAGCGAATGgaaatggatgaaaaatttctcaacgttCTAGAAAAATTAgctaataaataa
- the LOC124220437 gene encoding putative nuclease HARBI1 isoform X3, translating into MSLTATVGYLVMRRNNAPESSSSSSSDEEWSTILQKYDCEKRKLRPRIIDYDNVVYRYSDDEFKSHFRLSKNTFNYLHDLIREDLVRHVLGCPTISSYHQLMIAIWKMATTDSYRSVCDRFNVGRATAVRAVRRVCHALFRRASRFIQWPTGDGAIEVMRGFERASGFPKTIGAIDGTHIRINAPKQSPVDYINRKGFHSVQLQLVCDHKALITHCYAGNPGSVHDQRVFRLSEVAEYLNDDNAFPEDSHILGDSAYEIHQHLLTPYRDNGHLSEKQKKYNYRQSAARVTVERCIGLLKGRMRSLLNCLPMARVDLMVEYIVACCVIHNICILREDEITIITIPKPNDENNGNNSREVRRNAGILKRDIIMNSL; encoded by the exons atgtCTTTGACGGCAACAGTTGGATATTTAGTAATGCGTCGTAATAATGCTCCAGAAAGTAGTAGTTCATCCAGTTCAGATGAAGAATGGTctacaattttacaaaaatatgattgtgaaaaaagaaaacttcgACCACGTATTATTGATTACGATAACGTAGTTTATCGTTATTCAGATGATGAATTCAAAAGTCATTTCAG actttcaaaaaatacatttaattatttacatgaCTTAATACGAGAAGATTTAGTTCGACACGTTCTTGGATGCCCTACAATTTCCTCCTATCATCAATTAATGATTGCTATTTGGAAAATGGCTACAACAGATTCTTACAG ATCCGTCTGCGACAGATTTAACGTAGGACGAGCTACTGCCGTAAGGGCTGTACGTCGAGTTTGTCATGCTTTATTCAGAAGAGCCTCAAGATTTATACAATGGCCTACGGGAGATGGTGCTATTGAAGTAATGCGTGGATTTGAGAGAGCAAGTGGTTTTCCTAAAACAATAGGAGCCATTGATGGGACTCACATTCGTATAAATGCTCCAAAACAAAGTCCAGTAGATTATATCAATCGGAAAGGATTCCATTCTGTTCAACTACAG CTGGTATGTGACCACAAGGCTCTGATAACCCATTGTTATGCTGGAAATCCAGGATCTGTTCATGATCAAAGAGTTTTTCGTTTGTCAGAAGTTGCAGAGTACTTGAACGATGACAATGCATTTCCTGAAGACAGTCATATTTTAGGTGATTCTGCTTATGAAATACATCAGCACTTACTTACTCCTTATCGAGATAATGGACATTTAAGTGAGAagcagaaaaaatataattatcgtcaATCAGCTGCTCGAGTTACTGTTGAAAGATGCATCGGATTATTGAAAGGACGAATGAGGAGCTTATTAAATTGTCTACCAATGGCAAGAGTCGATTTAATGGTAGAGTATATTGTTGCATGTTGCGTTATTCATAATATCTGTATTTTACGAGAAGATGAAATAACTATTATCACTATACCCAAACCTAATGAcgaaaataatggtaataattcACGCGAAGTAAGACGTAATGcaggaattttgaaaagagatattataatgaattctttgtaa